A window from Leuconostoc mesenteroides subsp. mesenteroides encodes these proteins:
- a CDS encoding DnaD domain protein, translated as MALEKRLQQYIQAGNTGVSNDLLLHYQDVGLDNDDLALYMQVERIQGRGDQATPAVIAQVMHTTEKIVITRLQSLIRRDLMQVVGGSIQTETYDFTPLYEKLLDGQTTQRSDIVSDGKSARREIMQTLEAEFGRPLSPMEMQTVGHWFDQDHFEPVMMLLAIQEAVANNARSLRYIETILANWQRDNITTPQEAQVSKQRRRGVTYNHIID; from the coding sequence ATGGCATTAGAAAAAAGATTACAACAGTATATTCAAGCTGGTAACACTGGTGTAAGTAATGACTTATTGTTACATTATCAGGATGTTGGTCTAGATAATGATGATTTAGCATTGTATATGCAGGTAGAGCGTATACAAGGACGTGGAGATCAAGCCACACCAGCAGTTATTGCTCAAGTAATGCACACGACCGAAAAAATTGTTATTACGCGTTTGCAGAGCTTGATCAGACGAGATTTGATGCAGGTAGTAGGTGGCAGTATTCAGACTGAAACTTATGATTTTACCCCATTGTATGAAAAATTATTAGATGGTCAAACGACACAACGATCAGACATTGTATCGGATGGCAAGAGTGCTCGCCGTGAGATAATGCAGACATTAGAGGCAGAATTTGGTCGTCCGCTGTCACCCATGGAAATGCAAACGGTCGGGCATTGGTTTGATCAGGATCACTTTGAGCCAGTGATGATGTTATTGGCTATTCAAGAGGCTGTCGCAAATAATGCTCGTAGTTTGCGTTATATCGAAACAATCTTGGCCAACTGGCAACGTGACAATATTACTACACCACAGGAAGCACAAGTCTCCAAACAACGCAGACGTGGTGTAACC